One window of the Perca fluviatilis chromosome 5, GENO_Pfluv_1.0, whole genome shotgun sequence genome contains the following:
- the pkig gene encoding cAMP-dependent protein kinase inhibitor gamma isoform X1, with amino-acid sequence MMDVETSYSDFINCDRTGRRNAVPDIAGKGEAAASTSELTKDLAEMDLKAAEGDPGASPAPEAEGSTSQDAQGGGGPS; translated from the exons ATGATGGACGTGGAGACGTCGTACTCAGACTTCATCAACTGTGATCGCACAGGCCGCAGGAACGCAGTGCCCGACATCGCCGGGAAGGGAGAGGCAGCGGCCAGCACCAGTGAACTCACCAAAGACCTGGCAGAGATGGACCTGAAGGCTGCAG AAGGAGACCCGGGGGCCTCCCCAGCTCCTGAGGCAGAGGGCTCCACCAGCCAAGATGCCCAGGGAGGCGGAGGCCCATCCTAA
- the pkig gene encoding cAMP-dependent protein kinase inhibitor gamma isoform X2 has product MMDVETSYSDFINCDRTGRRNAVPDIAGKGEAAASTSELTKDLAEMDLKAAGDPGASPAPEAEGSTSQDAQGGGGPS; this is encoded by the exons ATGATGGACGTGGAGACGTCGTACTCAGACTTCATCAACTGTGATCGCACAGGCCGCAGGAACGCAGTGCCCGACATCGCCGGGAAGGGAGAGGCAGCGGCCAGCACCAGTGAACTCACCAAAGACCTGGCAGAGATGGACCTGAAGGCTGCAG GAGACCCGGGGGCCTCCCCAGCTCCTGAGGCAGAGGGCTCCACCAGCCAAGATGCCCAGGGAGGCGGAGGCCCATCCTAA
- the ada gene encoding adenosine deaminase, whose amino-acid sequence MHIIARRAAIGFCSPVLSQCTSRLTGSRSLCTMAELSSQQMVFNKPKVELHVHLDGAIRVETILDVAKRRNIHLPANTVEEMRQIIIVQQPATLTMFLGKFKEYMHVVAGDRAAIKRIAYEFVEDKAKEGVIYVEVRYSPHFLANTKVDPIPWNQSEGDLSPDEVVHLVNEGLSEGEKAFNVKARSILCCMRHMPSWSMDVVELCKKYQHEGVVAIDLAGDESINCEANPEHREAYEEAVRCGIHRTVHAGEVGRSSSVKEAVEVLKAERVGHGYNTLEDQVLYKKLLAQNMHFEMCPVSSKLTGACDPDFTKHPVITFRKDKANYSLNTDDPLIFNSTLDLDYNTAQKYMGFTEEEFKRLNINSAKSCFLPEKEKKELVNRLYEAYGMVCSTAF is encoded by the exons ATGCATATAATAGCCAGACGAGCTGCGATTGGCTTCTGCTCCCCAGTCCTCTCTCAGTGCACCAGCAGACTCACTGGCAGCCGCAGCCTCTGCACCATGGCCGAGCTCTCCTCCCAACAAATGGTATTCAACAAGCCAAAG GTTGAGCTGCATGTGCACCTCGATGGAGCCATCAGGGTGGAGACTATTCTTGATGTTGCCAA GAGACGCAACATCCATCTGCCAGCGAATACGGTGGAGGAGATGAGGCAGATCATTATCGTCCAGCAGCCTGCCACCCTCACCATGTTCCTGGGCAAGTTCAAGGAGTACATGCACGTGGTTGC TGGAGACAGAGCGGCCATAAAGAGGATAGCCTATGAGTTTGTTGAGGACAAAGCCAAGGAGGGAGTGATTTATGTGGAAGTCAGATACAGCCCGCATTTTCTGGCCAACACTAAAGTGGATCCCATACCCTGGAACCAGAGCGA AGGTGACCTGAGCCCAGACGAGGTGGTGCACCTGGTTAACGAAGGCCTCAGCGAGGGGGAGAAGGCCTTCAATGTCAAAGCCAGGTCCATTCTATGCTGCATGCGCCACATGCCAA GCTGGTCCATGGACGTGGTGGAGCTGTGTAAGAAATACCAACACGAAGGAGTGGTCGCCATCGATCTGGCAGGGGATGAGTCAATCAACTGTGAAGCCAATCCAGAACACAGGGAGGCCTATGAG GAAGCAGTGCGCTGTGGGATCCACAGGACCGTTCACGCAGGAGAGGTGGGCCGGTCGTCTTCAGTGAAGGAG GCCGTGGAAGTGCTGAAAGCTGAACGGGTCGGCCACGGTTACAATACATTGGAAGACCAAGTTCTGTACAAAAAACTGCTGGCTCAGAACATGCACTTTGAG ATGTGTCCTGTTTCCAGTAAGCTGACAGGTGCCTGCGACCCAGACTTCACCAAGCATCCTGTCATCAC GTTCCGGAAGGACAAGGCGAACTACTCCCTGAATACAGACGACCCTCTGATCTTCAACTCCACCCTGGACCTCGACTACAACACCGCGCAGAAATACATGGGATTCACCGAGGAGGAATTCAAACGACTG AACATCAATTCTGCAAAGTCGTGCTTCCTGCCCgagaaggagaagaaagagCTTGTCAACAGACTGTATGAGGCGTATGGGATGGTATGCAGCACTGCCTTTTAA